The following coding sequences lie in one Candidatus Liberimonas magnetica genomic window:
- a CDS encoding recombinase family protein — MENIKYFLYARKSSESEDRQVASIESQISELLKIAQKDGLEIVNTFTESMSAKAAGRPIFNQMMSLLAKNQAHGILCWKLDRLARNFIDGGLIIDLLQKNIIKSIHAYDRVYSPNDNVLMMAVEFGMANQFIRDLSANTKRGMLSKAVRGWHPGRAPIGYLNDKYKPQGDRTIIKDPERFEIVRKMWDLILEKSYTIEKVYDIAVYKWNLTLFTGKTPNRSKIYEVFRNPFYYGHFYFAGNLYKGNHEPMISKEEFDLVQEAMDKKIKPRIRKHFFPFTQLIRCGECGCMITAERHTKHQKNKNIHHYAYYHCTKKKNPECTQGFIKDTELEKQILETLESIQISQEFHDWAIEELKLYYEQDTKGLEKQIEGFKKALTSCSTKLDSLLNMRINKEISEEEFLRKKDELTNERIKLEELIQNNGKGAKNWLEKAIEVFDFARDAKNLFIKGSDEDKKFILSFLGSNLSLKDNLLTIELKNTFFLIQKNNLGVKTKIERLEPLDCRLKTGAISVQKEVWGG, encoded by the coding sequence ATGGAAAACATTAAATACTTTCTATATGCAAGAAAATCATCTGAGAGCGAAGACAGACAGGTTGCTTCTATTGAGTCTCAAATTTCTGAGCTTCTGAAAATAGCCCAAAAAGATGGGCTGGAAATCGTTAACACTTTTACAGAATCAATGTCAGCAAAAGCTGCAGGAAGGCCAATTTTTAATCAAATGATGTCCTTGTTAGCCAAAAACCAGGCACATGGCATACTTTGCTGGAAATTGGACAGATTAGCCCGTAATTTTATTGATGGGGGACTAATAATTGATCTATTGCAAAAAAATATCATAAAATCCATCCACGCTTATGATAGGGTATATTCCCCTAATGATAATGTACTTATGATGGCTGTTGAATTTGGGATGGCAAACCAGTTCATAAGGGATTTAAGTGCAAATACCAAAAGAGGAATGTTAAGTAAAGCTGTCAGAGGATGGCACCCGGGAAGAGCTCCCATAGGATACCTGAACGACAAATATAAACCCCAAGGAGACAGAACCATAATAAAAGACCCTGAAAGATTTGAAATTGTAAGAAAAATGTGGGATTTAATACTTGAGAAGAGTTATACCATAGAAAAAGTATATGACATTGCTGTATATAAATGGAATTTAACTCTTTTTACTGGCAAAACACCAAATCGCAGTAAGATTTATGAGGTATTTAGGAATCCATTTTATTATGGACATTTTTATTTTGCTGGCAACTTATATAAAGGAAATCATGAACCAATGATTTCCAAGGAAGAATTTGACTTAGTCCAAGAAGCAATGGATAAAAAAATCAAGCCTAGGATAAGAAAACACTTTTTTCCATTTACCCAGCTAATCAGATGCGGGGAATGTGGTTGTATGATAACCGCAGAAAGACATACAAAACACCAAAAAAACAAGAATATTCATCATTATGCTTACTACCATTGCACTAAAAAGAAAAATCCGGAATGCACTCAAGGGTTTATTAAAGATACTGAACTTGAAAAACAAATCCTTGAGACCCTTGAAAGCATACAGATCTCGCAGGAATTCCATGATTGGGCCATAGAAGAACTGAAACTTTATTATGAACAGGATACCAAAGGGCTTGAAAAGCAAATTGAAGGCTTTAAGAAGGCTTTAACGAGCTGTAGTACTAAACTGGACAGTCTTCTAAACATGAGAATAAACAAGGAAATATCTGAAGAAGAGTTTTTAAGGAAAAAAGATGAGTTAACGAATGAAAGGATAAAGCTGGAAGAGTTAATTCAAAATAACGGCAAAGGCGCTAAAAACTGGCTGGAAAAGGCTATTGAGGTTTTTGACTTCGCAAGAGATGCAAAAAACCTCTTTATTAAGGGGTCTGATGAGGACAAGAAGTTTATACTGTCCTTTTTAGGTTCGAACCTGTCCCTAAAGGATAATTTACTGACGATAGAATTGAAAAATACATTTTTTTTGATCCAAAAAAACAATTTAGGGGTAAAAACAAAAATCGAGAGGTTAGAACCTCTCGATTGTCGTCTGAAAACAGGTGCTATTTCGGTTCAAAAAGAAGTTTGGGGTGGCTGA
- a CDS encoding site-specific integrase: MRYLQLVKYLENHIKPGIRGTMLGKLKTWVDINPSIIRCRVNNMIKIMEEVKYDLNKINRDVLNNVIDKHGVELEKAIQYLRSFIRWADFNIDLRYISLANKEYVGLDNLLKTVPFHPNLEKEITELIDSWTSCYTKGRLKPRSIEKIRYYLQLLINFIYYNEPTSSIYSLKCITPIHMRAFVSFMNNESTSSWLTGRRLKKAYINTILSNLKIFINRAYAAEIIDVNPMARIKTQQSGYLTKAGGYLSKTDYNRITYIDINSFKQLNIPNKYRYILPKFSIKLSFLAALRVSELINLAVEDIRVKEIRDGYVPIYIYGAKQRPEGHVDIIWIKYEEIKDDLNLFLSSRDNLLKFLNISDSPIYSDKSQRETHILFLNPCTGNPFYIRENYRHYFSKFMIENGLSNLKNKTHCCRRGLVTYLLNLGWSYEEIMLITRHKTLGMVRRYDSGDFNDNRKRLMKAEIRHEPFREHKEKAQMEENMNFKYFQLIEWLNTKNLLSSKNSYEISDLLTQFDNERLEVQSNALNINNYYTSEDIGALWGLAKTQTYQRLDYFIKANYFHPCNDNTHELLIPKWEVDNFNMKYVELANAASAAGYNSKGKKDYIRKMVASGKIKSIKINRLIILDRTSFEKWLKNVRRRA, translated from the coding sequence ATGAGATATTTACAGTTAGTAAAATACTTAGAAAATCATATTAAACCGGGCATTAGAGGAACAATGCTCGGCAAATTAAAAACTTGGGTAGATATAAACCCTTCCATAATACGCTGTCGTGTTAATAACATGATCAAAATTATGGAAGAAGTTAAGTATGACCTTAACAAAATAAATAGGGATGTTTTGAATAATGTTATTGACAAACACGGAGTTGAACTAGAGAAAGCAATACAGTATCTTAGAAGTTTTATTAGATGGGCAGACTTTAATATTGATTTACGTTATATTTCACTTGCCAACAAAGAATATGTAGGCTTGGATAATTTACTTAAAACAGTTCCTTTCCATCCTAATCTGGAAAAAGAGATAACAGAATTAATCGATTCTTGGACAAGCTGCTACACAAAAGGAAGATTGAAACCAAGGTCTATTGAAAAAATACGATATTACCTACAATTACTTATCAATTTCATTTACTATAATGAACCAACTTCTTCAATATACTCATTAAAATGTATTACCCCAATACATATGAGAGCTTTTGTTTCATTTATGAACAACGAATCCACAAGCTCATGGCTAACTGGAAGAAGGTTAAAAAAAGCTTATATTAATACAATTCTTTCGAATCTTAAAATATTTATCAATCGAGCTTATGCGGCTGAAATTATTGATGTTAATCCTATGGCGAGGATAAAAACACAACAATCTGGCTATTTAACCAAAGCTGGTGGATATCTTTCTAAAACAGATTATAACCGAATTACATATATTGATATAAATAGTTTTAAACAACTGAATATACCCAACAAATACAGATATATTCTTCCAAAATTTTCAATAAAATTGTCCTTTCTAGCGGCTCTAAGAGTTTCAGAACTGATAAATCTCGCAGTTGAAGATATAAGGGTTAAGGAAATACGTGATGGCTACGTACCAATTTATATATATGGCGCTAAACAAAGACCAGAAGGACATGTAGATATAATATGGATTAAATATGAAGAAATAAAAGATGATCTTAATCTGTTTTTATCATCTCGGGATAATCTTCTTAAATTTTTAAATATTTCTGACTCGCCAATATATTCAGACAAAAGTCAACGTGAAACCCACATATTGTTCCTAAACCCTTGCACAGGAAATCCTTTCTATATTCGTGAAAATTATAGACACTATTTTTCTAAGTTTATGATTGAGAATGGTTTAAGCAATTTAAAAAACAAGACTCATTGCTGTCGAAGAGGCTTAGTTACTTATTTGCTCAATTTAGGATGGAGCTATGAAGAGATAATGCTTATCACTAGACACAAAACCTTAGGCATGGTGCGACGTTATGATAGTGGTGATTTTAATGATAACAGAAAAAGATTAATGAAAGCCGAGATTCGTCACGAACCTTTCCGTGAACACAAAGAAAAAGCGCAAATGGAAGAAAATATGAATTTTAAATATTTTCAACTAATTGAATGGCTAAACACTAAAAATCTATTAAGTTCTAAAAATAGCTATGAAATAAGTGATCTATTAACACAATTTGACAATGAACGATTAGAAGTTCAGAGTAATGCACTCAATATAAACAATTATTATACCAGTGAAGACATCGGAGCACTTTGGGGGTTAGCGAAAACTCAGACATATCAACGGCTAGATTATTTTATAAAAGCAAATTACTTTCATCCGTGTAACGACAATACTCATGAATTACTAATACCCAAATGGGAAGTTGATAATTTCAACATGAAATATGTCGAATTAGCAAATGCAGCCAGTGCTGCAGGTTACAATAGTAAAGGAAAAAAAGATTACATAAGGAAAATGGTTGCTTCTGGCAAAATTAAGTCTATAAAAATTAATAGGCTTATTATTCTTGACCGGACTTCATTTGAGAAGTGGTTAAAAAATGTACGGAGAAGAGCATAA
- a CDS encoding magnesium transporter CorA family protein: protein MIRAVYLKNGDSSSATDVAKIKDIIESKPNLIWIDIIIENNDFSSEELSLLTDVFKFHELSIEDCLIPQYHPKIEEFENYAFVALHGIKTRVKDFSDFEETIYELDIFIGKTYIVTVHTSEVLHIESLYQKAKLKPLVELKNLENLLYSIFQKIVASYEFNIQKISETVDMIEDKVLENPSQELISNILDLKKELLNLRKIGEAQRNVYGFFTREINPFISKKSIAYFREILFQFERLSQTIASYNQIISSILEVYVSSVTLKLNEVIKFLTVIATIFLPALLITSYYGMNVVPFPEHKLFGDDLVWYFAFSLILVSTLLIYIYLKRKKWL from the coding sequence ATGATAAGAGCGGTTTATTTAAAAAACGGCGATTCTTCCTCCGCTACGGATGTCGCAAAGATAAAAGATATTATTGAATCTAAACCAAACCTGATTTGGATAGATATTATCATTGAAAATAACGATTTTAGTTCGGAAGAACTTTCCCTGCTTACGGACGTTTTCAAGTTTCACGAGCTCTCTATTGAAGACTGCCTTATACCTCAATACCATCCAAAAATTGAAGAATTTGAAAACTATGCCTTTGTGGCATTGCATGGAATAAAGACAAGGGTAAAAGATTTTTCTGATTTTGAGGAGACGATATATGAACTTGATATCTTTATAGGGAAAACATATATTGTAACGGTCCATACAAGCGAAGTTCTGCATATAGAAAGCCTCTATCAAAAAGCAAAATTGAAACCGTTGGTTGAGCTAAAAAACCTGGAAAACTTGCTTTACAGCATATTTCAAAAGATAGTGGCAAGTTATGAATTTAACATACAGAAGATAAGCGAAACAGTAGATATGATTGAAGACAAAGTCCTTGAAAATCCTTCCCAAGAGCTTATATCGAATATACTTGATTTAAAGAAAGAACTTTTAAACCTTAGGAAAATAGGCGAAGCTCAAAGGAATGTTTATGGATTCTTTACAAGGGAAATAAATCCTTTTATATCAAAGAAATCAATTGCTTATTTCAGGGAAATATTGTTTCAGTTTGAAAGGCTGAGCCAGACAATTGCGTCATATAACCAAATAATAAGCAGCATTTTGGAAGTTTATGTTTCTTCAGTTACGCTTAAATTGAATGAAGTCATAAAGTTTTTAACTGTCATTGCAACAATATTTTTGCCGGCCTTGCTTATTACGAGTTATTATGGTATGAATGTAGTCCCGTTCCCTGAACATAAATTGTTCGGTGATGATTTAGTATGGTATTTTGCTTTTTCCCTGATACTTGTATCGACATTACTGATTTATATTTATTTAAAAAGAAAAAAATGGCTTTAG
- a CDS encoding Do family serine endopeptidase has translation MYLLKPFRLIICTIFLLNGSPIRAYTQDPKSFETATAFQDVFSSIADEYKPITVSVTTKKVVKIPENEFYFGDPFEFFFEQFQDRQQGRSRHKKRYLERKLEAGGSGVVIDPEGYILTNYHVIANADDISVHFCCTDTTYDAKVIGKDPLTDLAIIKIKSNHKFISAKLGDSDKLAVGNWVIAIGSPFGLEQTVTAGIVSAKRQSLDIEGIRYENLIQTDAAINRGNSGGPLVNLRGELVGINVAIYAPTGVFSGVGFAVPINKAKEILTQLIEKGRVTRSWLGVEIKNVDDAIAKQFGLPEKSGVLVNKVFTGAGAEKAGIKRGDIILEFNRYKIGNVVLLQSIVRNIKPGQSVNVVLLRNKKKISLDFKITEMPENAALTEKEEPAGKNEAFVWENMTFQDIGTELSKKYDISQDEKGVVITEINYEKQKHDFGLKEGDVLKGINREAIQSVEDLRKITSTLNINDGLVFDIIRNGTSIYITFWNQ, from the coding sequence ATGTATTTGTTAAAACCTTTTCGGCTTATTATTTGTACCATTTTCTTGTTAAACGGCTCCCCCATCAGAGCCTACACCCAAGACCCGAAATCCTTTGAAACAGCAACGGCATTTCAGGATGTTTTTTCATCCATAGCAGATGAGTACAAGCCTATTACGGTAAGCGTGACTACAAAAAAGGTAGTCAAAATACCGGAAAATGAATTTTATTTCGGAGACCCGTTTGAGTTTTTCTTTGAGCAGTTCCAGGACCGGCAGCAAGGCAGGTCTAGGCATAAAAAACGTTATCTTGAAAGAAAGTTAGAGGCAGGAGGAAGCGGTGTAGTGATAGACCCTGAAGGTTATATACTTACAAACTATCATGTAATCGCTAATGCGGATGATATAAGCGTACATTTTTGTTGCACCGACACAACCTACGATGCAAAGGTTATCGGGAAAGATCCTCTTACCGATCTGGCAATAATTAAAATAAAATCAAACCATAAATTCATTTCTGCAAAACTCGGAGATTCGGATAAGCTCGCTGTAGGCAATTGGGTAATAGCCATAGGCTCGCCTTTCGGCCTGGAGCAGACCGTAACCGCAGGTATCGTAAGCGCAAAAAGACAATCTTTGGATATTGAAGGGATTAGATATGAAAACCTTATACAAACAGATGCAGCTATCAACCGCGGGAATTCCGGAGGCCCGCTTGTAAACTTAAGAGGCGAGCTTGTCGGCATAAACGTTGCCATCTATGCGCCTACAGGCGTTTTTTCCGGCGTGGGGTTTGCCGTCCCGATAAACAAAGCAAAAGAGATCCTTACCCAGCTCATAGAAAAAGGCAGAGTTACACGAAGCTGGCTCGGGGTTGAAATAAAGAATGTAGATGATGCCATAGCAAAACAATTCGGGCTTCCGGAAAAATCAGGGGTCTTGGTAAACAAGGTTTTCACCGGTGCAGGAGCTGAAAAAGCGGGGATCAAGCGCGGCGATATTATTTTAGAATTTAACAGGTATAAAATCGGAAATGTCGTGCTGTTACAAAGTATCGTCAGGAATATCAAACCCGGACAGAGTGTTAATGTCGTTCTTTTAAGGAATAAAAAGAAAATATCCCTTGATTTTAAAATCACAGAGATGCCGGAAAATGCGGCATTAACAGAAAAAGAAGAACCCGCAGGCAAAAACGAAGCTTTCGTATGGGAAAATATGACCTTTCAGGATATCGGTACTGAATTGTCTAAAAAATACGATATCAGCCAGGATGAAAAAGGCGTTGTAATAACTGAAATAAATTATGAAAAACAAAAACATGATTTTGGCTTAAAGGAAGGGGATGTGTTAAAAGGAATTAACAGGGAAGCGATACAAAGTGTTGAAGACCTGAGAAAAATTACAAGTACATTGAATATTAATGACGGTTTGGTTTTTGACATAATTAGGAACGGGACTTCGATCTATATAACCTTCTGGAACCAGTAA